From Sporosarcina sp. Te-1, the proteins below share one genomic window:
- the mutL gene encoding DNA mismatch repair endonuclease MutL yields the protein MDIITVMDDALSNKIAAGEVVERPASIVKELVENAIDAGSTRIEIALEEAGLTSIRVTDNGKGMSRKDAVLAFERHATSKITNEHDLFRIRTLGFRGEALASIASVAKIQLWTSDGEVEGTEVQLEGGRVIQHDNAALRKGTDIIVSQLFYNTPARLKYMKTIQTELGHIIDLVNRLALSHPHIAFQLMHENHMILQTAGNGDQRRVLAEIYSVDVARKMIPFKGDNADYTIHGYITLPEMTRASKNYMTLIVNGRWVKSYTVNQSILDGMHTYLPIGRYPIAVINVEADPYLTDVNVHPSKQQIRVSKEGELLSLIKTSIHEAIRNHIIIPDAIKKEPAIKRPSEQTTIWNMPAKQTVQEQPIKESVQNFYSPKEEKEMPQSFTEYAPPERKSLETVREPELEQTAPVSLEEIAPDEEKADKRFPSLVPVGQVHGTYIIAQNEDGFYMIDQHAAQERIKYEYFRDKVGEVDHEERQLLLMPLIFHYSGSDKAAIEEHIEMLHAVGIFLEEFGPSSYTVREYPSWFPAGEETAIIEDIIEQVLRNKHINIGKLREESAIMMSCKKSIKANHYLTIADMERLLSDLAKAENPYTCPHGRPVLIHFSTYEIEKMFKRVM from the coding sequence GTGGATATCATTACAGTAATGGATGATGCGTTATCAAACAAGATCGCGGCAGGCGAAGTTGTTGAAAGGCCTGCATCGATCGTAAAGGAATTAGTAGAAAATGCAATTGATGCGGGAAGTACGAGAATCGAGATTGCCTTGGAGGAAGCAGGGTTGACTTCCATCCGCGTGACAGATAACGGGAAAGGCATGTCACGCAAGGACGCAGTTTTGGCTTTTGAAAGACATGCGACTAGCAAAATTACCAATGAACATGATTTATTCAGAATTCGGACGCTCGGCTTTCGGGGAGAAGCGCTTGCGAGTATCGCCTCTGTGGCGAAAATTCAACTGTGGACATCCGATGGCGAGGTGGAGGGTACAGAAGTGCAACTGGAAGGCGGGCGGGTGATTCAACATGACAATGCTGCTTTGCGAAAGGGCACTGACATTATAGTCAGCCAACTGTTTTACAATACGCCGGCTCGATTGAAATATATGAAAACCATTCAAACGGAACTGGGGCATATCATCGATTTGGTCAACCGTCTCGCACTTAGTCATCCACATATTGCATTCCAATTGATGCATGAAAACCATATGATTCTACAAACGGCTGGTAACGGTGATCAAAGAAGGGTATTGGCTGAAATATATAGTGTAGATGTTGCCCGCAAGATGATCCCCTTTAAAGGAGACAATGCCGACTACACGATCCATGGGTATATCACATTGCCTGAAATGACGCGCGCTTCTAAAAATTACATGACGCTGATCGTTAACGGTAGATGGGTTAAAAGCTATACAGTCAATCAATCGATACTGGACGGCATGCATACCTATTTGCCAATTGGGCGCTATCCGATTGCGGTTATCAATGTCGAGGCGGATCCCTATTTGACAGACGTGAATGTTCACCCTTCCAAGCAGCAGATTCGTGTCAGTAAGGAAGGGGAATTATTGTCTTTAATTAAGACATCCATCCATGAGGCGATCCGTAATCATATTATCATTCCCGATGCGATCAAAAAGGAGCCTGCCATCAAGCGTCCGTCTGAACAAACGACAATTTGGAACATGCCAGCGAAGCAAACTGTTCAGGAACAGCCGATTAAAGAGTCCGTCCAAAACTTCTATTCACCAAAAGAAGAGAAGGAGATGCCCCAATCATTTACCGAGTATGCGCCACCGGAACGAAAGAGTCTAGAAACTGTGAGGGAACCCGAGTTGGAACAGACCGCTCCTGTAAGTCTGGAAGAAATAGCGCCGGACGAAGAAAAGGCGGATAAACGATTCCCTTCTCTCGTCCCCGTCGGCCAAGTACACGGAACGTATATCATTGCGCAAAACGAAGATGGTTTTTATATGATTGACCAGCACGCGGCGCAGGAACGGATCAAATATGAGTATTTCAGGGATAAAGTGGGGGAAGTCGACCATGAGGAGCGTCAGTTGCTGCTCATGCCGCTTATCTTTCATTATTCAGGCAGTGACAAGGCTGCCATCGAAGAGCATATAGAGATGCTGCACGCCGTCGGAATCTTTTTAGAAGAATTCGGACCCTCCTCTTATACAGTCAGGGAATATCCTTCATGGTTTCCTGCAGGAGAAGAGACGGCCATTATCGAAGACATCATCGAGCAAGTCTTGAGAAATAAACATATAAATATCGGCAAGCTTCGGGAAGAATCGGCCATTATGATGAGCTGCAAAAAATCGATTAAAGCAAACCACTATTTGACGATCGCAGACATGGAAAGATTGCTGTCCGATTTGGCAAAAGCGGAAAATCCGTATACTTGTCCACACGGCAGGCCGGTCCTTATCCATTTCTCAACGTACGAAATTGAAAAGATGTTCAAACGGGTAATGTGA
- the mutS gene encoding DNA mismatch repair protein MutS produces the protein MSTYTPMIQQYLQVKAEHQDAFLFFRLGDFYEMFFQDAINASNILEITLTSRDGGSADKIPMCGVPYHSAEGYIETLVQSGHKVAICEQTEDPRNAKGIVKREVVKIITPGTITEGKTIDSHTNHFIGAAELLGDQQYGFAYLDLATGEGKAEIIYGDERSFIAEVEALSIKEIVVGENLHIALNDSMAKRNIVLSMETGRTDTIPNELAIHLPDILKETCHMLYAYLHNMQKTSLSHLKPFEFIRKNTKLSIDANSMRNLELIQSIRTGTKEGTLYWLLDETVTAMGARKLKMWIRQPLADEQAITERLNTVSAFLDDFFLREDISNALRNVYDLERLAGRISMGSASGRDLAQLRNSLRNVPEIKDHLANSTHAALRQFAERINPCGEACSLLEASIAEQPPLSVKEGGIIKDGYDDRLDQYRDASKNGKAWLADLERLERERTGVKSLKIGYNRIFGYFIEITKANIQYADLTRYERKQTLANAERYITPELKEKEELILNAEADGQELEYELFSSIRETMKQHIQPIQQLASVLAELDVLLSFSVVAEKHKYTRPIFHSGTGLEIKNGRHPVVEKMMDHSLYIPNSCTLTEESNMLLITGPNMSGKSTYMRQVALIVVMAQIGSYVPCDSASLAITDQIFTRIGAADDLASGQSTFMMEMMESQHAIMNATGRSLLLFDEIGRGTSTYDGMSLAQAMMEHIHDKIGANTLFSTHYHELTNLDDHLDRLVNVHVAAMEQDGKVVFLHKVMPGAADKSYGIHVAELAGLPEEILERAKNLLRDFESAATTEMPQAVSEQISFFDLQTESDQITTEERALLDAFKQLDVLQLTPMQALQTLYDWKVGQSKQK, from the coding sequence ATGAGTACATATACACCAATGATCCAACAATATTTACAAGTGAAAGCGGAACATCAAGACGCGTTCCTCTTTTTCCGTCTGGGAGATTTTTATGAAATGTTTTTCCAAGACGCCATTAATGCTTCTAATATCTTAGAAATAACATTGACGAGCCGGGATGGAGGCTCAGCGGATAAAATCCCGATGTGCGGGGTTCCCTATCATTCTGCGGAAGGTTATATCGAGACACTTGTCCAAAGTGGGCATAAAGTCGCTATCTGTGAGCAGACGGAAGATCCGCGAAATGCCAAGGGAATCGTCAAGAGGGAAGTCGTCAAAATTATAACGCCTGGGACGATTACAGAAGGCAAAACAATTGATTCGCATACCAATCACTTTATCGGTGCAGCAGAATTGCTAGGGGATCAACAGTATGGCTTTGCTTATTTGGATTTGGCCACAGGGGAAGGGAAAGCCGAAATCATTTACGGTGATGAACGATCATTTATCGCAGAAGTGGAAGCATTGAGCATTAAAGAGATCGTCGTTGGTGAAAACCTGCATATCGCCCTCAACGATAGCATGGCGAAGCGGAACATTGTACTGTCCATGGAAACCGGCAGGACAGATACGATCCCCAATGAGTTGGCCATCCATCTTCCTGACATATTGAAAGAGACATGCCATATGTTGTATGCCTATTTACACAATATGCAGAAGACTTCTCTTTCTCACTTGAAACCTTTTGAGTTCATCCGGAAAAATACGAAATTATCTATTGATGCCAACTCGATGCGTAATTTGGAATTGATCCAATCCATTCGGACAGGCACGAAAGAAGGTACGTTATACTGGCTTTTGGATGAGACAGTCACGGCCATGGGGGCAAGGAAGTTAAAAATGTGGATTCGCCAGCCGTTAGCGGATGAGCAAGCCATCACAGAACGACTGAATACCGTTTCCGCTTTTCTGGACGATTTCTTTTTACGCGAAGACATCTCGAATGCGCTTCGCAATGTATACGACCTCGAGCGGTTAGCCGGTCGGATTTCCATGGGAAGCGCCTCAGGCAGGGACCTGGCGCAGCTGCGGAATTCATTGCGGAATGTGCCGGAAATTAAGGACCACCTTGCGAATTCCACACATGCCGCCTTGCGCCAATTCGCAGAGCGCATTAATCCTTGCGGGGAAGCGTGCAGCTTATTGGAAGCATCCATCGCAGAACAACCACCTCTTTCGGTAAAAGAAGGTGGAATCATCAAAGATGGATATGATGACCGGCTCGATCAATATAGAGATGCTTCAAAGAATGGGAAAGCTTGGCTTGCTGATCTCGAACGATTGGAAAGGGAACGGACAGGGGTCAAGTCATTAAAAATTGGCTACAACCGAATATTCGGCTACTTTATTGAAATTACAAAAGCAAATATCCAATATGCGGATCTGACCCGCTATGAAAGAAAGCAGACGCTGGCCAACGCGGAACGATATATTACCCCTGAGTTAAAGGAAAAGGAAGAATTGATTCTGAATGCCGAGGCAGATGGTCAAGAACTTGAATACGAACTGTTTTCCAGCATTCGCGAAACGATGAAACAGCATATTCAACCAATTCAACAACTAGCCAGTGTACTTGCGGAACTTGATGTCCTCCTCTCCTTCTCGGTTGTCGCGGAGAAACATAAGTACACGCGCCCAATTTTTCATTCAGGTACCGGCTTGGAAATTAAAAACGGGAGACATCCGGTCGTTGAAAAAATGATGGACCACTCCCTGTACATCCCAAATAGCTGCACGTTGACCGAAGAATCAAACATGCTGCTCATTACAGGACCGAATATGTCCGGTAAGAGTACATACATGCGGCAAGTGGCGTTAATCGTAGTTATGGCGCAAATTGGAAGTTACGTCCCATGTGACTCGGCCAGCTTGGCGATTACGGATCAAATTTTTACTCGAATCGGAGCGGCAGACGATTTGGCATCCGGCCAAAGTACGTTCATGATGGAAATGATGGAATCGCAACATGCCATCATGAATGCGACCGGCAGAAGCCTGCTTCTGTTCGACGAAATCGGAAGAGGGACATCCACGTACGATGGCATGTCATTGGCACAGGCCATGATGGAGCATATCCATGACAAAATCGGTGCGAATACGCTGTTTTCCACCCACTATCACGAATTGACGAATTTGGACGATCATTTGGACCGGCTTGTGAATGTCCATGTGGCTGCGATGGAACAAGACGGAAAAGTTGTTTTTCTCCATAAGGTGATGCCGGGCGCGGCGGACAAGAGCTACGGAATCCATGTAGCAGAGCTTGCCGGATTACCAGAAGAGATTTTGGAAAGAGCAAAGAATCTTTTGAGAGATTTTGAGAGCGCGGCAACTACGGAAATGCCTCAAGCAGTCTCGGAACAAATTTCGTTTTTTGATTTGCAAACAGAATCAGATCAGATCACGACGGAAGAGCGTGCCTTGTTAGATGCGTTCAAACAATTAGATGTTCTTCAGTTAACACCGATGCAAGCACTGCAAACGTTATATGATTGGAAAGTTGGACAGTCGAAGCAGAAATAA
- the cotE gene encoding outer spore coat protein CotE, with product MEVNEGGKELKNLRQIVTKAVIAKGKKRTESEVSLKPTNRPSSILGCWVINHTHQAKKTGRYVEISGKFDVNVWYSHHDHSKTSVYTECISYKDRIRLHYRDEPTSGQEEIIVNVVQHPNCTEAVISDCGEKFVIKVERELVAEVVGETKVCITVHPHQFEEEWALQDESSSHAPAADNVEAKGTDTSR from the coding sequence ATAGAAGTCAATGAAGGAGGAAAAGAGCTGAAAAATTTACGGCAGATCGTTACGAAGGCAGTTATTGCAAAGGGGAAGAAGCGGACCGAATCTGAAGTCTCGTTGAAGCCGACGAACCGTCCGTCGAGCATACTCGGCTGCTGGGTGATCAATCATACACACCAAGCGAAAAAAACAGGCCGGTATGTGGAAATAAGCGGGAAGTTTGATGTGAATGTCTGGTATTCCCATCACGATCATTCCAAGACATCCGTCTACACAGAATGCATTTCGTACAAAGACCGAATCCGTCTCCATTATCGGGATGAGCCGACTTCAGGACAGGAAGAGATTATTGTGAATGTCGTCCAGCATCCGAATTGTACAGAAGCAGTCATCTCGGATTGCGGAGAGAAGTTTGTCATCAAAGTGGAGCGAGAGTTGGTAGCGGAAGTCGTCGGCGAGACCAAGGTCTGCATCACAGTCCACCCTCATCAGTTTGAAGAGGAATGGGCGTTGCAAGACGAGTCTTCCTCCCACGCACCAGCAGCTGACAATGTCGAAGCCAAGGGCACCGATACTTCACGTTAA
- a CDS encoding RicAFT regulatory complex protein RicA family protein, translating to MEKTYSKEEIIEKAREIAHMIANTEEVDFFKRAEAQINENQKVREKIASLKSLQTQAVNFQHYEKERALQLIEGKIEKIQEEIDAVPIVQEFKQSQMEVNTLLQLVSNTIANSVTNEIIESTGGDLLRGETGSYVENTKHKPLA from the coding sequence ATGGAAAAAACGTATTCAAAAGAAGAGATCATCGAAAAAGCACGTGAAATCGCCCACATGATCGCCAATACGGAAGAAGTGGATTTCTTTAAACGGGCGGAGGCGCAAATTAACGAAAATCAAAAAGTTCGGGAGAAGATTGCCAGTTTGAAATCACTCCAAACGCAAGCGGTCAATTTTCAGCATTATGAAAAAGAGCGGGCTTTGCAATTGATCGAAGGCAAAATTGAAAAAATCCAAGAGGAAATTGATGCAGTGCCGATTGTTCAAGAATTCAAGCAATCGCAAATGGAAGTGAATACACTTCTTCAATTGGTGTCCAATACAATCGCAAATAGTGTGACAAACGAAATTATCGAATCCACAGGCGGCGATTTGTTGCGCGGTGAAACTGGATCTTATGTAGAAAACACAAAGCATAAACCGTTGGCATAA
- the miaB gene encoding tRNA (N6-isopentenyl adenosine(37)-C2)-methylthiotransferase MiaB, with amino-acid sequence MNEEQRLENGLIKPSITKPTNKEEKDYSQYFQTVYTPPSLKEAKKRGKEGIEYHHDFTIEERFHGMGQGRKFYIRTYGCQMNEHDTEVMAGIFMELGYEPTDTVETADVILLNTCAIRENAENKVFGELGHLKPLKLEKPDLLIGVCGCMSQEESVVKKILKTYDQVDMIFGTHNIHRLPHILNEAYLSKEMVVEVWSKEGDIIENLPKVRHGNIKAWVNIMYGCDKFCTYCIVPYTRGKERSRRPEDIIQEVRHLASQGYKEIMLLGQNVNAYGKDFEDLDYRLGDLMDDLRKIDIPRIRFTTSHPRDFDDHLIEVLGKGGNLLDHIHLPVQSGSSEILKIMARKYSREQFLELVRKIKTAIPNVTLTTDIIVGFPNETEEQFQETLSLYKEVGFETAYTYIYSPREGTPAAKMKDNVPMEVKRERLQRLNKLVNEMSAEAMKPYTGKVVKVLVEGESKKNPDVLSGYTEKNKLVNFRAPRSVIGEIVEVKITDAKTWSLDGEFIGVVKQEKVTV; translated from the coding sequence TTGAATGAAGAGCAACGCCTTGAAAATGGGCTTATTAAACCTAGCATAACGAAACCTACCAATAAAGAAGAAAAGGATTACAGCCAATACTTCCAAACCGTCTACACGCCGCCTTCCTTGAAAGAAGCGAAAAAGCGGGGGAAAGAGGGCATTGAATACCACCACGATTTCACAATCGAAGAACGGTTCCATGGAATGGGACAAGGCAGGAAGTTCTATATCCGTACATATGGCTGCCAAATGAATGAACATGACACGGAAGTAATGGCAGGTATTTTCATGGAACTCGGGTACGAACCGACGGATACAGTGGAAACGGCGGATGTTATTTTGCTGAACACCTGTGCAATCAGGGAAAATGCAGAAAACAAGGTCTTCGGAGAGCTGGGACATTTAAAGCCGCTTAAACTGGAAAAACCCGATCTTCTCATCGGGGTCTGTGGATGTATGTCGCAGGAAGAATCGGTCGTCAAGAAGATATTGAAAACCTATGACCAAGTCGATATGATTTTCGGCACGCACAATATCCATCGTCTCCCTCATATTTTGAATGAAGCCTATCTATCGAAAGAAATGGTTGTGGAAGTTTGGTCCAAGGAAGGCGATATTATTGAAAACCTTCCAAAAGTGAGACACGGCAACATTAAAGCTTGGGTTAATATCATGTATGGCTGTGACAAGTTCTGCACCTATTGTATTGTCCCGTACACTCGGGGCAAGGAGCGCAGCAGACGACCAGAGGATATCATACAGGAAGTCCGACATCTGGCGTCTCAAGGCTATAAAGAGATTATGCTGCTTGGTCAAAATGTCAATGCGTACGGCAAGGATTTCGAAGATCTCGACTACCGCCTTGGTGATTTAATGGATGACTTGCGGAAAATCGATATCCCGAGAATCCGTTTCACGACGAGCCACCCGCGTGACTTTGATGACCACTTGATTGAGGTACTGGGGAAAGGCGGAAATCTGCTCGATCATATTCACTTGCCGGTCCAATCGGGGTCAAGCGAAATTCTGAAGATCATGGCCCGAAAATACTCGCGGGAGCAATTTTTGGAGCTCGTCCGGAAAATTAAAACCGCCATTCCCAATGTGACCCTGACTACAGATATCATTGTCGGGTTTCCTAATGAAACCGAAGAGCAGTTCCAAGAGACATTATCCTTATACAAGGAAGTCGGTTTTGAAACAGCCTATACGTATATCTACTCGCCAAGGGAAGGAACCCCGGCTGCGAAAATGAAAGACAATGTACCGATGGAAGTGAAGCGGGAAAGACTCCAACGGTTAAATAAGCTTGTCAATGAAATGTCTGCCGAAGCAATGAAACCGTACACGGGCAAAGTGGTGAAGGTGCTTGTGGAGGGAGAAAGCAAAAAGAATCCTGATGTCCTTTCCGGCTATACGGAGAAGAATAAGCTCGTTAACTTTAGAGCCCCTCGATCCGTTATTGGAGAAATTGTCGAAGTAAAAATTACGGATGCAAAAACATGGTCACTCGACGGTGAATTCATCGGCGTAGTGAAACAGGAAAAGGTGACAGTGTAA
- a CDS encoding stage V sporulation protein S, whose product MSPLKVSSRSNPNSVAGALVAVIRDQGYAEMQAVGAGALNQAIKAVAIARGFVAPSGGDLVCAPAFTDIQINGEGRTALKLLVEKRIRQ is encoded by the coding sequence GTGAGTCCGTTAAAAGTATCATCCCGCTCGAATCCGAACTCAGTAGCCGGAGCACTCGTAGCGGTCATTCGGGATCAAGGCTACGCTGAAATGCAAGCCGTAGGAGCTGGTGCATTGAACCAGGCAATCAAAGCGGTTGCTATTGCCCGGGGATTTGTCGCTCCGAGTGGAGGAGATCTAGTCTGCGCTCCTGCATTCACTGATATCCAAATCAATGGTGAGGGGCGCACCGCTTTGAAATTGCTAGTTGAAAAACGGATCCGTCAATAG
- a CDS encoding TIGR00282 family metallophosphoesterase, with protein sequence MKVLFIGDIVGSPGREMVFDYLPRLKKKYAPDVIIANGENAASGRGITKAIFDDLLRAGVDVVTMGNHTWDHKEIFDFIDDTDYLIRPANFSKEAPGKGMTTITRNGVTLSVINLHGRTFLPPHDDPFTTANALMEEAKQISPLVFVDFHAEATSEKIAMGWHLDGRASVVVGTHTHVQTADDRILPQGTAYITDVGMTGPYDEILGMKKEDVLYRFQTNLPVRFEVPKKGRAQLNAIFAELDNNSGKALSVSRIAINEDRPFIV encoded by the coding sequence ATGAAAGTATTATTCATAGGAGACATTGTTGGATCCCCTGGTCGGGAGATGGTGTTTGATTATTTGCCCCGCTTAAAAAAGAAATATGCGCCGGATGTCATCATTGCGAACGGCGAAAATGCCGCCTCTGGAAGAGGGATCACGAAAGCGATTTTTGATGATCTGCTTCGTGCTGGAGTGGATGTGGTCACCATGGGCAATCACACATGGGATCATAAGGAAATCTTCGATTTCATAGATGACACGGATTATTTAATCCGTCCGGCAAACTTTTCCAAGGAAGCGCCCGGTAAAGGGATGACCACCATAACACGGAACGGTGTCACACTATCTGTGATCAATTTGCATGGGCGTACCTTTCTGCCGCCGCATGATGATCCGTTTACGACAGCAAACGCATTGATGGAGGAGGCGAAACAAATTTCTCCGCTCGTTTTCGTCGATTTCCATGCAGAGGCGACGAGTGAAAAAATTGCAATGGGCTGGCATTTGGACGGGAGGGCATCTGTCGTTGTCGGTACGCACACACATGTTCAAACAGCGGACGACCGCATTTTGCCGCAAGGTACCGCCTACATTACCGATGTCGGAATGACGGGCCCTTATGACGAAATTCTTGGCATGAAGAAAGAGGATGTGCTCTACCGATTCCAAACCAATCTGCCAGTCCGTTTTGAAGTGCCTAAAAAGGGAAGAGCCCAACTTAATGCCATTTTTGCTGAATTGGACAACAACTCGGGAAAAGCATTGTCGGTAAGTAGGATTGCTATTAATGAAGACCGTCCATTCATCGTCTAA